From the Flavobacterium galactosidilyticum genome, one window contains:
- a CDS encoding TIGR00341 family protein has protein sequence MNDIFHKIINFINLHSGEEDRLKVLENVKSNISFRGSNFWILACAIVVASVGLNVNSTAVVIGAMLISPLMGPIVGAGFGLGIYDFNLLKKALKNLLIATIVGLVVSTVYFYLSPFKETQSELLSRTSPNIYDIFIAFFGGLVGVIAITRVEKGNPIPGVAIATALMPPLCTAGYGLAIGNFSFFFGAIYLYIINCVFICIATFLIVKYLKYPPVKQIDESREKKVRYAMTSLILVMIIPSVYFAYVLIQDKKFNQKIEFFITDEFTNKGYTILYKKIKTNVSPKKIELVFLAKKTTNEELKILNQRLKAYGIQNTELKIRQDTTDIKKYISSQINNEKSILNKKDLTIIELEKRLKKNSYNNAIILAEAKIIFPEIENLSISNHIYDEKTENPVVVPVMIYKSKKELSKSSKQKLVLWLQQRLSKEKIEIYRQL, from the coding sequence ATGAACGATATTTTTCATAAAATTATAAATTTCATTAACCTTCATTCAGGTGAAGAGGACAGACTTAAAGTATTAGAAAATGTGAAATCTAATATTTCTTTTAGAGGTTCTAATTTTTGGATTTTAGCTTGTGCAATTGTAGTCGCTTCAGTTGGGTTAAATGTGAATTCAACCGCTGTAGTTATTGGAGCAATGCTTATTTCTCCTTTGATGGGACCTATTGTAGGAGCCGGATTTGGATTGGGGATTTATGATTTCAATTTGCTAAAGAAAGCTTTAAAAAATCTGTTGATTGCTACAATTGTTGGATTAGTAGTGTCCACAGTTTATTTTTATTTGAGCCCATTCAAGGAAACACAATCGGAATTATTGTCTAGAACTTCTCCTAATATTTATGATATATTCATTGCTTTTTTTGGAGGATTAGTGGGGGTTATTGCTATAACAAGAGTTGAAAAAGGAAATCCAATTCCAGGTGTTGCTATTGCTACAGCTTTGATGCCTCCTTTGTGTACTGCGGGATACGGATTAGCAATAGGTAATTTTAGTTTCTTTTTCGGTGCTATTTATCTCTATATTATTAACTGTGTTTTTATATGTATTGCTACTTTTCTTATAGTGAAATACCTGAAATATCCACCGGTGAAGCAAATTGATGAGAGCCGCGAAAAAAAGGTTCGGTATGCAATGACCTCATTAATTTTGGTGATGATTATTCCAAGTGTGTATTTCGCCTATGTGTTAATTCAGGACAAAAAATTCAATCAAAAAATCGAATTTTTCATCACGGATGAATTTACCAATAAAGGATATACAATACTTTATAAAAAAATTAAAACAAACGTAAGTCCAAAAAAAATAGAACTTGTTTTTCTAGCTAAAAAAACTACTAATGAAGAGTTGAAAATATTGAATCAAAGATTAAAAGCGTACGGCATTCAAAATACCGAATTGAAAATAAGACAAGATACCACGGATATTAAAAAGTATATTTCGAGCCAAATCAATAATGAAAAATCTATTTTAAATAAAAAAGATTTGACAATAATAGAATTAGAAAAACGATTAAAGAAAAACAGTTATAATAACGCAATCATCTTAGCTGAGGCTAAAATTATTTTTCCCGAAATTGAAAATCTATCGATCTCAAATCACATCTATGATGAAAAAACGGAAAATCCAGTAGTAGTTCCAGTTATGATTTATAAGAGTAAAAAAGAACTTTCCAAAAGCTCAAAACAAAAACTAGTTTTATGGTTGCAGCAAAGGCTATCAAAAGAAAAAATAGAGATTTATAGACAGTTGTAA
- the cobA gene encoding uroporphyrinogen-III C-methyltransferase produces the protein MKNRIKPQVTLVGAGPGDPDLLTIKGAKALAEANVVLYDALSNDELLSYAPKKALKIFVGKRKGSHAYTQDEINQLIVDNALTYGHVVRLKGGDPFIFGRGSEEIEFVESFGIPTFVVPGISSSIAVPASQGISLTKRGVSESFWVITGTTSARKLSTDVALAAQSTATVVILMGMSKLDEIVALFQNESKGEMPVAIIQNGTTPEEKTGMGTIDTIQKIVADKNLSSPAIIIIGEVVGDSKRRVCFYKELKSNQKVLAYGKE, from the coding sequence ATGAAAAATAGAATAAAACCTCAAGTTACTTTAGTAGGCGCTGGTCCTGGCGATCCAGATTTACTTACCATCAAAGGAGCAAAAGCTTTGGCGGAAGCCAATGTGGTTTTGTACGATGCTTTGTCAAATGACGAACTTTTGTCTTATGCACCTAAAAAAGCACTTAAAATATTTGTTGGAAAAAGAAAAGGCAGTCATGCTTACACCCAAGATGAAATTAACCAATTGATTGTAGATAATGCACTTACTTATGGTCATGTGGTTCGATTAAAAGGGGGAGATCCGTTTATTTTTGGAAGAGGAAGCGAAGAAATTGAATTCGTAGAAAGTTTTGGAATCCCTACATTTGTAGTCCCTGGAATTTCATCATCAATTGCCGTTCCGGCTTCTCAAGGAATTTCTTTGACAAAAAGAGGAGTTTCAGAGAGTTTTTGGGTAATTACGGGAACAACTTCTGCAAGGAAATTGTCAACTGATGTAGCTTTGGCCGCACAATCTACGGCAACAGTAGTGATTTTGATGGGAATGAGTAAACTAGATGAAATTGTAGCTTTATTCCAAAATGAATCTAAAGGAGAAATGCCAGTTGCTATTATTCAAAACGGAACAACTCCAGAAGAAAAAACAGGAATGGGTACTATAGATACTATTCAAAAAATAGTAGCTGACAAAAATTTGAGTTCACCAGCGATTATCATTATTGGAGAAGTAGTGGGTGACAGTAAGAGGAGAGTTTGTTTTTATAAAGAATTAAAATCAAACCAAAAGGTACTGGCGTATGGAAAGGAATGA
- the metF gene encoding methylenetetrahydrofolate reductase [NAD(P)H], which produces MKVTEHINSAKGETLFSFEIIPPQKGKSIQELYDNIDPLMEFKPPFIDVTTSREEYIYVDKGNGLLDKKLTRMRPGTLGICASIKHKYNVDTVPHVLCGGFTKEETEYLLVDCHYLGINNVMALRGDAMKDEQSFVPKVGGNNYAVDLVNQIYQLNEGKYLHDVMHVDNKADFCIGVAGYPEKHLESPSLLSDLKRLKEKVNAGADYVVTQMFFDNEKYFQFVAKAREMGITVPIIPGIKPLAVQRHLQVLPQIFRIDLPEDLIHAVDQCKNNTEIRQVGIEWAIQQSQELKAAGVPVLHYYSMGKSENIRQIASAIF; this is translated from the coding sequence ATGAAAGTAACAGAACATATAAATAGTGCAAAAGGAGAAACGTTATTCTCGTTTGAAATTATTCCGCCTCAAAAAGGCAAAAGTATTCAAGAGTTATATGACAATATTGATCCGTTGATGGAGTTTAAGCCACCATTTATTGATGTAACAACTTCTCGAGAAGAATATATTTATGTTGATAAAGGCAATGGATTATTAGACAAGAAACTGACTAGAATGCGTCCTGGAACGCTAGGTATTTGTGCTTCAATAAAACATAAATACAATGTAGATACGGTTCCTCACGTGCTTTGTGGTGGATTTACAAAAGAGGAAACGGAGTATTTATTAGTTGATTGTCATTATTTAGGCATAAACAACGTAATGGCTTTACGTGGTGATGCCATGAAAGACGAACAATCTTTTGTCCCAAAAGTAGGAGGAAACAATTATGCGGTTGATTTAGTAAATCAAATCTATCAGTTAAATGAGGGGAAGTATTTGCATGATGTAATGCATGTTGATAATAAAGCTGATTTCTGTATTGGTGTTGCGGGTTATCCAGAAAAACACTTGGAATCTCCATCCTTGCTTTCCGACTTGAAAAGACTAAAAGAAAAAGTTAATGCTGGTGCTGATTATGTGGTGACACAAATGTTTTTTGACAACGAGAAGTATTTTCAGTTTGTTGCCAAAGCCAGAGAAATGGGAATCACAGTGCCGATTATTCCTGGAATTAAACCTTTGGCAGTGCAAAGACATTTACAAGTTTTACCACAAATTTTTAGAATCGATTTACCAGAAGATTTAATTCATGCGGTTGATCAATGCAAAAACAATACTGAGATTAGACAAGTAGGAATTGAATGGGCAATTCAACAATCTCAAGAATTGAAAGCGGCTGGAGTTCCTGTACTGCATTATTATTCTATGGGAAAATCAGAAAATATCAGACAAATAGCAAGTGCCATTTTCTAG
- a CDS encoding NAD(P)/FAD-dependent oxidoreductase, whose translation MIKTDILIIGAGPTGLFAVFEAGLLKLKCHILDALPQAGGQLSELYPKKPIYDIPGFPEVLAGDLVDNLMEQIKQFEPGFTLGERAETIDKQEDGSFIVTSNKGKRFHAAVVAIAGGLGSFEPRKPLIDGIDFYEDKGIKYFIKNPEKFRDKKVVIAGGGDSALDWSIFLSNIASEVTLVHRRNEFRGALDSVDKVQELKNAGKIRLITPAEVIGINGAEHIESVVLEENGATRTIETDYFIPLFGLTPKLGPIGDWGLEIEKNAIKVNNALDYQTNIPGIFAIGDVNTYPGKLKLILCGFHEATLMCQAAYQIINPGKKYVLKYTTVSGVDGFDGTRKEAPKAVVKAIL comes from the coding sequence ATGATTAAAACAGATATTCTTATAATAGGAGCTGGGCCTACTGGCTTATTTGCAGTTTTTGAAGCAGGTTTATTAAAACTAAAATGTCATATTTTAGATGCATTGCCACAAGCAGGTGGACAACTTTCAGAGTTGTATCCTAAAAAACCAATCTATGATATTCCCGGATTTCCAGAAGTATTAGCCGGAGATTTAGTAGATAATTTAATGGAACAAATCAAGCAGTTTGAACCTGGATTTACACTAGGAGAACGCGCTGAAACAATTGATAAGCAAGAAGACGGAAGTTTTATTGTTACCTCAAATAAAGGAAAGAGATTTCATGCCGCTGTAGTTGCAATTGCAGGCGGTTTAGGAAGTTTTGAGCCTAGAAAACCGCTTATTGATGGAATTGATTTTTATGAAGACAAAGGAATTAAATACTTCATCAAAAATCCGGAGAAATTCCGAGATAAAAAAGTAGTAATAGCAGGTGGAGGAGATTCCGCTTTAGACTGGAGTATTTTCCTTTCAAATATCGCTTCCGAAGTAACTTTGGTACACAGAAGAAACGAGTTCCGTGGTGCATTAGATTCTGTAGATAAAGTACAAGAATTAAAAAATGCTGGAAAAATTAGATTAATAACTCCAGCAGAAGTTATTGGAATCAATGGAGCAGAGCACATAGAATCAGTTGTGCTGGAAGAAAATGGTGCTACAAGAACCATCGAAACTGATTATTTTATTCCACTTTTTGGTCTTACACCTAAATTAGGTCCTATTGGAGACTGGGGATTAGAAATAGAAAAAAATGCAATTAAAGTAAATAATGCATTAGATTACCAAACCAATATTCCTGGAATTTTCGCCATTGGTGACGTAAATACCTATCCAGGAAAACTGAAATTGATACTTTGTGGTTTCCACGAAGCCACTTTAATGTGCCAAGCAGCTTACCAAATCATTAATCCGGGCAAAAAGTATGTTTTGAAATATACTACAGTTTCAGGTGTTGATGGCTTTGACGGAACACGTAAAGAAGCTCCTAAAGCAGTTGTAAAAGCCATACTGTAA
- the metH gene encoding methionine synthase produces the protein MAQETRKNLVLSGLEPLIITPESLFINVGERTNVTGSRKFLRLIKEEKYEEALSIAKEQVEGGAQIIDINMDEGMLDGVYAMTKFLNLIAAEPDISRVPIMIDSSKWDIIEAGLKVVQGKSVVNSISLKEGEEAFIHHAKLIKRYGAAVIVMAFDEVGQADNYERRIEICQRSYDILVDKVGFPAQDIIFDLNIFPVATGMEEHRLNALDFFRGTKWVRDNLPHAHISGGVSNVSFSFRGNDTVREAMHSVFLYYAIKNGMTMGIVNPEMLTIYDEIPKDLLEHVEDVILNRRDDATERLLDFAENVKGDVKNNEKAVLEWRSGTIQERITHSLVKGVDQFIEEDVEEARLAATKPIEVIEINLMAGMNVVGDLFGSGKMFLPQVVKSARVMKKAVAYLLPFIEASKQAGDKQGNGKILMATVKGDVHDIGKNIVSVVLACNNYEIVDLGVMVAPEKIIAAAIEHNVDIIGLSGLITPSLDEMVYLAKELDKRDIKIPIMIGGATTSRAHTAVKIAPQYRQTVIHVNDASRAVTVAGSLLNSDKKIYMASIREEYDAFRETFLSRSRDKNFLTIEQARKNKLQLDWNSYEFTRPKHIGAQLVDIELDVLVPYIDWTPFFRTWELHGKYPAILTDEVVGEQAQAVFKDAQEMLEVVLKEKKFTAKGIFGIFPANQVDDDDIQLYDENGKAIEKFLTLRQQAQKTKGAPNIALADFIAPKDSGKTDYMGAFCVTTGFGVDEWADEFRDNLDDYNSIMVKALADRLAEAFAEYLHEKVRKEYWGYSPDENISTEAMIAEDYKGIRPAPGYPACPDHLEKPTIWKLLKVEEAIGVTLTESMAMWPASAVSGYFFANPDSKYFGLGKIKEDQVVDYAKRRNTSTDNAMKWLNPNIAD, from the coding sequence ATGGCACAAGAAACAAGAAAGAACCTTGTATTATCGGGATTAGAGCCTTTGATTATAACTCCAGAGAGTTTGTTTATCAACGTTGGTGAGCGAACAAATGTGACGGGTTCTAGAAAATTCCTTCGATTAATTAAGGAGGAAAAATACGAAGAAGCACTTAGTATTGCAAAAGAGCAAGTGGAAGGTGGCGCCCAAATCATCGATATTAATATGGATGAAGGGATGCTTGATGGCGTATATGCTATGACAAAATTCCTGAATTTAATCGCTGCCGAACCTGATATTTCTCGTGTGCCAATCATGATTGATAGCTCAAAATGGGATATTATCGAAGCGGGTTTGAAAGTAGTTCAAGGGAAAAGTGTCGTGAATTCTATTTCTTTGAAAGAAGGCGAAGAGGCTTTTATTCATCATGCTAAATTAATAAAGCGTTACGGAGCTGCAGTAATTGTGATGGCTTTTGATGAGGTTGGTCAAGCTGATAACTATGAGCGCAGAATAGAGATTTGCCAGCGTTCGTATGATATTTTAGTTGATAAAGTTGGTTTTCCTGCTCAAGACATAATCTTCGATTTGAATATATTTCCCGTAGCTACAGGGATGGAAGAACATCGCCTGAACGCTTTGGATTTCTTTAGAGGAACAAAATGGGTTCGTGATAATTTACCGCATGCACATATTAGTGGTGGAGTAAGTAATGTTTCGTTTTCATTTAGAGGAAATGATACGGTTCGCGAAGCGATGCATTCTGTATTCTTATATTATGCCATTAAAAATGGAATGACAATGGGGATCGTAAATCCAGAAATGCTTACGATTTACGACGAAATTCCAAAAGATTTATTAGAGCATGTTGAAGATGTAATCTTAAATAGGCGTGATGATGCAACGGAGCGTTTATTGGATTTTGCTGAAAATGTAAAAGGGGATGTGAAAAATAACGAGAAGGCTGTACTAGAATGGCGCTCGGGAACAATTCAAGAAAGAATTACGCACTCGCTTGTGAAAGGAGTGGATCAATTTATAGAAGAAGATGTTGAGGAAGCACGATTAGCCGCTACTAAACCAATTGAAGTTATAGAAATCAACTTAATGGCAGGAATGAATGTCGTGGGTGATTTATTTGGTTCTGGTAAAATGTTCTTGCCACAAGTGGTAAAATCAGCTCGTGTGATGAAAAAAGCGGTTGCTTATTTATTGCCATTTATAGAAGCTTCAAAACAAGCTGGAGACAAACAAGGGAATGGAAAAATCTTGATGGCTACTGTAAAAGGTGACGTTCATGATATTGGAAAAAACATTGTTTCAGTAGTTTTAGCTTGTAATAATTATGAGATTGTCGATTTAGGTGTGATGGTTGCTCCAGAGAAAATCATTGCAGCTGCCATAGAACACAACGTCGATATTATTGGGTTAAGCGGCTTGATTACTCCTTCGCTTGACGAAATGGTTTATTTGGCAAAAGAATTAGATAAACGCGATATCAAAATTCCAATAATGATTGGTGGAGCTACTACATCACGCGCACATACCGCTGTGAAGATTGCTCCACAATACAGACAAACAGTAATTCATGTTAATGATGCTTCAAGAGCGGTTACAGTTGCTGGAAGTTTGTTGAATAGTGATAAAAAAATATATATGGCTTCGATTCGAGAAGAATACGATGCTTTTAGAGAAACTTTTTTGAGTCGTTCGAGAGATAAAAATTTCTTGACGATTGAACAGGCCCGAAAAAATAAATTACAATTGGATTGGAATTCCTACGAATTTACCAGACCGAAACATATTGGTGCCCAATTGGTCGATATTGAACTCGATGTTTTGGTTCCTTATATTGACTGGACTCCGTTTTTTAGAACTTGGGAACTGCACGGTAAATATCCTGCAATCCTTACTGATGAGGTAGTAGGTGAACAAGCACAAGCTGTTTTCAAAGACGCACAAGAGATGCTGGAGGTTGTTTTGAAAGAAAAGAAATTCACTGCCAAAGGTATTTTTGGAATTTTCCCAGCTAATCAAGTAGACGACGACGATATTCAGTTGTACGATGAAAACGGAAAAGCAATTGAGAAATTCTTGACCTTACGCCAACAAGCACAAAAAACAAAAGGAGCTCCCAATATCGCTTTAGCGGATTTTATCGCTCCAAAAGATTCAGGCAAAACCGATTATATGGGCGCTTTCTGTGTAACTACAGGATTTGGAGTTGACGAATGGGCTGATGAATTTCGTGATAATTTAGACGATTACAATTCGATAATGGTCAAAGCTTTAGCAGATCGTTTGGCAGAAGCTTTTGCCGAATATTTACATGAAAAAGTACGTAAAGAATACTGGGGTTATTCGCCTGATGAAAACATAAGTACCGAAGCAATGATTGCCGAGGATTACAAAGGAATTCGTCCTGCACCAGGTTATCCCGCTTGTCCAGACCATTTGGAAAAACCTACGATTTGGAAATTGCTTAAGGTGGAAGAAGCGATAGGAGTGACATTAACAGAGAGCATGGCAATGTGGCCAGCTTCGGCCGTTTCAGGCTATTTCTTTGCAAATCCGGACAGTAAATATTTTGGTTTAGGAAAAATAAAAGAAGATCAAGTGGTGGATTATGCGAAGCGACGCAATACCTCGACCGATAATGCAATGAAATGGTTAAACCCAAATATAGCAGATTAA
- a CDS encoding precorrin-2 dehydrogenase/sirohydrochlorin ferrochelatase family protein, producing the protein MERNELYPIFLKVHQLNILIVGGGNVGLEKLSFLLKSSPNATVEVVAPRFLPELVDLVSKHESVQLTMKKFKKKMLKKRHMVIACTDDLKVNKKIYDLSRKRYLICNIADTPDLCDYYLGGIVTKGNVKIAISTNGKSPTTAKRLREFFEEVIPEDINKMVQNLNEYRKTLKGNFEEKVQKMNVITELLKNK; encoded by the coding sequence ATGGAAAGGAATGAATTATACCCGATTTTTTTAAAAGTACATCAACTTAACATACTTATTGTAGGTGGCGGAAATGTAGGATTAGAGAAATTATCTTTTCTTTTAAAATCCAGTCCTAATGCTACTGTTGAAGTAGTTGCACCAAGATTTCTTCCAGAACTAGTGGACTTAGTTAGTAAACATGAGTCGGTGCAATTGACCATGAAAAAATTCAAGAAAAAAATGCTTAAGAAAAGGCACATGGTTATTGCTTGTACGGATGATTTAAAAGTAAATAAAAAGATTTACGACTTGTCTCGGAAAAGATATTTGATTTGTAACATAGCTGATACGCCTGATTTATGTGATTATTATTTGGGTGGAATTGTAACCAAAGGAAATGTAAAAATTGCAATTTCAACAAACGGAAAATCACCAACAACTGCCAAAAGATTACGAGAGTTTTTCGAAGAAGTAATTCCAGAGGATATTAATAAAATGGTTCAAAATTTAAATGAATATCGTAAAACCCTAAAAGGAAATTTTGAAGAAAAAGTCCAAAAAATGAATGTTATTACCGAGTTGTTGAAGAATAAATAA
- a CDS encoding homocysteine S-methyltransferase family protein codes for MSNIQKAIKERILILDGAMGTMLQRYNFSEEDFRGERFKDFPHSLKGNNDLLSLTQPQAIKAVHAKYFEAGADIVETNTFSSTTIGMADYHLEDFVYEMNFQSAKIAREVADEFTAKNPEKPRFVAGSVGPTNRTASMSPDVNDPGYRAVTFDDLRKAYKQQVEALMDGGCDLLLVETIFDTLNAKAALFAIEEVKDERNIDIPIMVSGTITDASGRTLSGQTVEAFLISVSHIPLLSVGFNCALGADLLKPYLQTLSQNTSFNVSAHPNAGLPNAFGEYDETPEQTQAFIKEYLEDNLINIIGGCCGTTPEHIKLIADIAKNYKRRVSTAVM; via the coding sequence ATGTCAAATATTCAAAAGGCCATAAAAGAAAGAATTCTTATTTTAGATGGCGCAATGGGAACCATGTTGCAACGCTACAATTTCTCCGAAGAAGATTTTCGTGGAGAGCGTTTCAAGGATTTTCCGCATTCACTAAAAGGGAATAATGATTTATTGTCGCTTACGCAACCACAAGCTATCAAAGCGGTTCATGCCAAATATTTTGAAGCAGGAGCAGATATTGTAGAAACCAATACTTTTTCGAGCACTACTATTGGTATGGCTGATTATCACCTAGAAGATTTCGTTTACGAAATGAACTTCCAATCAGCAAAAATCGCCCGTGAAGTAGCTGATGAATTTACAGCTAAAAATCCAGAAAAACCTCGTTTTGTAGCGGGTTCAGTTGGACCAACAAACAGAACAGCAAGTATGTCGCCAGATGTAAATGATCCAGGTTACAGGGCCGTAACTTTTGATGATTTGCGCAAAGCATACAAGCAACAAGTAGAAGCTTTAATGGACGGAGGTTGCGATTTGTTATTAGTAGAAACTATTTTTGATACCTTAAATGCTAAAGCAGCACTTTTTGCAATTGAAGAAGTTAAAGACGAACGCAATATTGATATCCCAATCATGGTTTCAGGAACAATCACTGATGCATCGGGAAGAACACTTTCAGGTCAAACAGTAGAAGCGTTCTTGATTTCGGTTTCACACATTCCATTATTAAGCGTAGGATTCAATTGTGCCCTTGGCGCCGATTTATTGAAGCCCTATTTACAAACTTTATCGCAAAACACTTCTTTCAACGTGTCAGCACATCCTAATGCAGGATTGCCAAATGCTTTTGGAGAATACGATGAAACCCCTGAGCAAACACAAGCATTTATCAAAGAGTATTTAGAAGATAATTTAATCAATATCATAGGCGGTTGTTGCGGAACAACCCCAGAACACATCAAGTTGATTGCCGATATTGCAAAGAATTATAAGCGGAGAGTTTCTACTGCGGTGATGTAA